A window of the Acetobacteraceae bacterium genome harbors these coding sequences:
- a CDS encoding DUF2612 domain-containing protein: MKNLNETFLAQYATSPILTGLLERFNKAIDPTNLIENFLQNVFAPSTATGWGLDVWGRIVGVGRVIKVSVANEYLGFAEAEKGTGLLNITGFNQGPFYKGEGVPLTQNYALTDDAFRKLIFCKAAANITDGSIQSLNGALMILFGGNGKNIWIEDVPEAGPFFGFEEAGNSAEPFNNGVFYNKFIDDHLNCNMTICYDFRPTSIEFTLIEQAGNFIRPSGVQLNFKYVST, from the coding sequence ATGAAAAATTTGAATGAAACCTTCCTTGCTCAGTATGCAACAAGTCCGATTTTAACGGGTCTTCTTGAGCGCTTTAATAAAGCAATTGACCCAACAAATCTCATTGAGAATTTTCTTCAGAACGTGTTTGCCCCCTCAACAGCCACAGGCTGGGGATTAGATGTTTGGGGACGTATTGTTGGCGTTGGCCGAGTTATAAAAGTCTCTGTTGCAAACGAATATCTTGGCTTTGCAGAGGCAGAAAAAGGCACTGGCCTACTTAACATTACAGGATTTAATCAGGGCCCCTTCTATAAGGGAGAAGGCGTTCCTCTAACGCAAAACTACGCCCTGACAGATGATGCTTTTAGAAAGCTGATCTTTTGCAAGGCCGCTGCAAACATCACAGATGGATCCATTCAATCTCTCAATGGGGCTTTGATGATCTTATTTGGTGGAAATGGCAAAAACATCTGGATTGAAGATGTACCAGAGGCTGGCCCCTTCTTCGGATTTGAAGAAGCAGGAAATAGTGCAGAGCCATTCAATAATGGCGTTTTCTACAACAAGTTCATTGACGATCATCTCAATTGCAATATGACAATTTGCTACGATTTTCGACCGACATCAATTGAGTTCACACTCATTGAACAGGCTGGGAATTTCATTCGACCATCAGGTGTTCAGCTAAATTTTAAATACGTCTCCACATAA